The following are encoded together in the Daucus carota subsp. sativus chromosome 5, DH1 v3.0, whole genome shotgun sequence genome:
- the LOC108219924 gene encoding uncharacterized protein LOC108219924, with protein sequence MDRYQRVEKPRAESPMNENEIRITTQGRMRNYITYATTLLQEKGSDEIALKAMGRAISKTVMIAELIKRRIAGLHQNTAIGSTDITDMWEPLEEGLLPLETTRHVSVITVTLSKKELDTSSPGYQQPIPIDQVKPLNEHELEGEGSPRARGRGRGGSGRGRGRGRGSNSNGVVEYNGDGGRGYGVYDGGRGGYGGYDGGRGGYGGYDGGRGGYGGYDGGRGGYGGRARGRGRGYRGRGRGYGSGEMQQEFGGYNDYGGPAQGRGRGRGRAGRGRSGSRGRGRGRDFRSDAPVQVAA encoded by the exons ATGGATCGGTACCAGAGGGTAGAGAAGCCTCGTGCAGAGAGTCCGATGAATGAGAACGAGATTCGAATCACTACTCAGGGAAGAATGAGAAATTACATCACTTATGCCACCACTCTCCTTCAG GAGAAAGGATCTGATGAAATTGCTCTTAAAGCTATGGGCAGGGCTATTAGTAAAACTGTTATGATTGCGGAACTTATTAAG CGCCGGATTGCAGGGCTTCATCAAAACACGGCTATTGGTTCGACGGATATAACTGATATGTGGGAGCCGCTCGAAGAAGGCCTTCTTCC CTTGGAAACCACTCGCCATGTGTCTGTCATAACCGTCACCTTGTCCAAGAAGGAGCTGGATACATCATCCCCGGG GTATCAGCAACCCATTCCAATTGATCAGGTGAAGCCACTGAATGAGCATGAACTTGAAGGAG AGGGCTCTCCTAGGGCGAGAGGAAGAGGTCGTGGTGGTAGTGGAAGAGGCAGAGGCCGAGGCAGAG GGAGTAATAGCAACGGAGTGGTTGAGTACAATGGGGATGGCGGTCGTGGATACGGTGTCTATGATGGTGGGCGTGGTGGATATGGGGGCTATGATGGCGGGCGTGGTGGATACGGGGGCTATGATGGCGGACGTGGTGGATACGGGGGCTATGATGGCGGGCGTGGTGGATACGGGGGCCGAGCTCGAGGGAGAGGCCGCGGTTATCGGGGACGTGGAAGGGGATATGGCAGTGGGGAGATGCAACAGGAATTTGGTGGTTACAATGACTATGGTGGTCCTGCTCAAGGCCGAG GTCGTGGGCGTGGCCGCGCTGGCAGGGGCAGATCTGGTAGTCGGGGCCGTGGTCGTGGACGAGATTTCAGATCAGATGCTCCAGTCCAGGTAGCTGCCTGA